A single Apostichopus japonicus isolate 1M-3 chromosome 11, ASM3797524v1, whole genome shotgun sequence DNA region contains:
- the LOC139976418 gene encoding GRB10-interacting GYF protein 2-like isoform X1 — protein sequence MSETLNFGPEWLRALSSGSGGGVQQFKLAEHRYGREEMLALFNKTEKVPSELAEFQSILRKECQSPLTLSPLSEEERWSLSQSVNSAMAIRATGRGAGGAAPAPRGRGVSRGRGRGREYKRSMTYEEDGAFTRREYNRTMSWDDSNDSRYDKVVRSERPFEEEGSPRKVIERERGSTSDNWRSPRGERLSSRYEEEEQGWRRAVPRQRLSSREGEDNWRTTPPGQAPARTSWHSHSRERDRTNSSSEFDHERDRDTFRDSDRDKSSRDRHFSGGRGRRSSQTEEEEMPAWSNLDEPFDDDEIGIFDASGAFTAVKKSDLEKEEKEKEEKEKEEKGREKGRDPEEEDDTKENKKRKPPETGGGGDEVKPSNEGRMGRETIKPSNKNNNLSNVQLNLDLSKVSENSSEKSPVSKTEPSVEAKMDIVSNFAPGMNSVRKEQTSVSENKVPDAKKETLNNSNPLTTSLANKFLMESLPGTTETNGVSQLIPGGVINIGSTGPPPHTPVGATGVTDLSKEDEEDQLQHLENAAESLLAELDEDEKLTEELHQQQQTESQLIPTPKIPAQEEQQLPRAVPPTHEDAQKWFYKDPQNQVQGPFSSGEMLEWFKAGYFTLSLQVKQGMDESFQPLGAVIKRWGKVPFLTTPPPSSPIPPQMINPSQPAPAPSVPPQQVTPQMGPMPSPGPTPGSVLPEQWSKLAQVTLLAQKKQQQIIQQQQQQQAFHHLLQQQQSLIRISASRIYQDLIQRGKSLTLTQQQGLRQQLVGLQQQHQLLLQQQQNWARVQQALNISSMPQPPSLGGMAPGRMTKPMMMKDAQGGGATNEEMQISVWDPVPTDKSRSEWSIGVWDPEMAKDITEEDRIKQAHQEAIRRKLEEEQEKILRGQEEKIREEERRKIEELQAKRIEEELKRAQEEQLIMEEIRKKNETKLKELEAEHKELQAKVLGQPMASERKSPVEQISSSDDSSQQDDLKKLEELHQKQKIAEEQIKKEHEKRKIEEEALRKAQQEIERVTREQEERKREMEEEEKLLRQQQETQRQQQQKQQQQQEVLRRMQQQQQQQQQQQQQQQQSQTSPLQQPQTTTPQSTQANNFALPSSAMWGQQRVPVTTSSAPTLAQIQQMQQQQEERDRQDRQRQLQMMQQQQQQQQQQQQAKQARNVGWANAQRSAPTTGPTKSLREIQEEQARQQMERQRQSKPAPNIPMTTSPVSTSSAWGSGSSAGNNSHMAWGSNSAAVWNREIGQQRRSPPVTTTSSTASMGFWDDAQDAIARTSAPSNTSSYPPLRSTPGGPTNQRPQNNMNKSRMAKEEENVHRLFQGNVGTDEFSQWCEVSLQNMGSSVDIPTFISFLQEVDSPYEVHEYVKTYLGDSGESTEFARKFLERRARHKEHQRKQTEQMNAWSTSSALASLGQAIDSTANMTDTANKRKEEKKGGRKRQLVDPSILGFSVGAAERVNIGEIQSIEDV from the exons ATGTCTGAAACACTCAACTTTGGACCTGAGTGGCTCCGTGCTCTGTCGTCTGGTAGTGGAGGTGGCGTACAACAGTTCAAACTTGCAGAACACCGCTACGGAAGAGAAGAGATGCTAGCGTTGTTCAACAAGACAGAGAAAGTCCCATCAGAACTAGCAGAGTTTCAGTCTATACTCAGAAAGGAATGTCAATCTCCGTTGACCTTGTCACCGTTATCAGAGGAAGAAAGA TGGTCATTATCGCAGAGTGTGAACAGTGCAATGGCAATAAGGGCTACAGGGAGAGGAGCAGGAGGGGCAGCACCAGCTCCGAGGGGGAGAGGTGTCAGCAGAGGGAGAG GGCGTGGTCGGGAATACAAAAGAAGCATGACATATGAAGAGGATGGTGCCTTTACGAGGAGGGAATACAACAGAACAATGAGCTGGGATGACAG TAATGACAGTAGATACGATAAAGTAGTTCGTTCAGAGAGGCCCTTTGAGGAGGAAGGGTCACCACGCAAGGTTATCGAGAGGGAGAGGGGCAGCACCAGTGATAACTGGAGGTCACCGAGAGGGGAGCGTTTGTCTTCAAGGTATGAGGAGGAGGAACAGGGTTGGCGTAGGGCAGTACCACGACAGAGGCTATCATCAAGGGAAGGAGAAGATAACTGGAGGACAACACCTCCGGGTCAAG CCCCTGCAAGAACGAGCTGGCATTCTCACTCGAGGGAACGAGACCGAACCAATTCATCATCTGAGTTTGACCATGAGAGGGACAGGGACACCTTTCGAGACTCCGATCGAGACAAGTCCTCCCGGGATCGGCACTTCAGCGGTGGCAGAGGGCGGCGCAGTAGTCAGacggaagaagaagaaatgccCGCCTGGAGTAATCTAGACGAACCGTTTGATGATGACGAGATTGGAATATTTGATGCATCTGGTGCCTTCACAGCTGTCAAG AAGAGTGATCTGGAGAAAGAGGaaaaagagaaggaagagaaagagaaagaggagaAAGGGAGAGAGAAAGGAAGAGATCCTGAAGAGGAAGATGAcaccaaagaaaacaaaaagagaaaacctCCAGAGACTGGTGGAGGTGgtgatgaag TCAAACCGAGTAACGAAGGGAGAATGGGGAGAGAAACTATTAAACcttcaaataaaaacaataatctTTCAAATGTGCAATTAAACTTAGACCTTTCCAAAGTATCCGAGAACTCTTCCGAAAAGTCGCCCGTTTCTAAAACGGAACCTTCAGTCGAGGCAAAGATGGACATTGTATCGAATTTTGCGCCAGGTATGAACTCAGTGAGGAAAGAGCAGACCTCCGTCTCAGAGAACAAAGTACCTGACGCAAAGAAGGAAACTTTAAATAACAGTAACCCATTGACAACAAGTCTTGCCAACAAATTTTTGATGGAATCGTTGCCGGGGACAACAGAGACAAACGGCGTATCGCAGCTGATCCCCGGAGGCGTGATAAACATAGGGTCCACCGGTCCTCCGCCACACACACCGGTGGGGGCCACGGGGGTCACAGATTTGTCCAAAGAGGACGAAGAAGATCAGCTGCAACACCTGGAGAACGCTGCAGAGAGTCTCTTGGCTGAACTAGAT GAGGATGAAAAATTGACGGAAGAATTACATCAGCAGCAGCAAACCGAATCGCAACTTATACCCACACCAAAGATTCCAGCACAGGAAGAACAACAACTTCCAAGGGCTGTGCCACCCACTCATGAAGACGCCCAAAAGTGGTTTTACAAAGACCCTCAGAATCAAGTACAAG GTCCATTCAGTTCTGGTGAGATGCTGGAGTGGTTCAAAGCGGGCTACTTCACCCTCAGCCTTCAGGTCAAGCAGGGCATGGATGAGAGCTTTCAGCCTCTCGGTGCCGTAATTAAGAGATGGGGAAAAGTGCCTTTTCTTACAACACCTCCACCCTCGTCTCCCATC CCCCCTCAGATGATTAATCCAAGCCAGCCTGCACCAGCACCATCAGTACCTCCACAGCAGGTCACACCTCAGATGGGCCCCATGCCCTCCCCTGGGCCCACACCAGGGTCAGTGCTACCAGAACAATGGTCCAAACTAGCTCAGGTGACCCTCCTTGCCCAGAAGAAACAGCAACAGATTAttcagcagcaacaacagcaacaagCCTTCCATCATCTTCTACAACAACAGCAGAGTCTGATAAG AATTTCAGCCAGTCGTATTTACCAAGACCTCATTCAACGCGGTAAGTCGTTGACACTCACTCAACAGCAGGGCTTACGCCAACAACTGGTGGGTCTGCAGCAGCAACATCAACTCTTACTTCAGCAGCAGCAGAACTGGGCCAGGGTCCAGCAGGCCCTGAACATTTCCAGCATGCCCCAGCCGCCAAGTTTGGGTGGCATGGCCCCGGGAAGGATGACTAAGCCAATGATGATGAAGGATGCCCAAGGTGGTGGTGCCACCAACGAGGAGATGCAGATATCTGTCTGGGATCCTGTACCCACCGACAAAAGTAGGAGTG AATGGAGTATAGGTGTGTGGGATCCAGAGATGGCTAAAGACATCACAGAAGAG GACAGGATCAAGCAGGCCCATCAAGAGGCGATCCGGAGGAAACTGGAGGAAGAGCAGGAGAAGATCCTACGAGGCCAGGAGGAGAAGATcagagaggaggagaggaggaagATAGAGGAGCTACAGGCCAAGAGGATCGAGGAGGAACTGAAACGGGCCCAAGAGGAGCAGCTGATCATGGAGGAGATCCGGAAGAAGAACGAGACGAAGCTGAAGGAATTAGAGGCAGAGCATAAGGAACTCCAGGCTAAGGTGCTAGGGCAGCCAATGGCATCAGAGAGGAAGTCACCCGTCGAACAGAT TTCGTCTTCGGATGATTCAAGCCAGCAAGATGACCTCAAGAAACTGGAGGAGCTTCACCAGAAACAGAAGATTGCTGAAGAACAGATTAAAAAGGAGCATGAGAAGAGAAAGATTGAAGAG GAGGCCCTCCGTAAAGCTCAACAGGAAATTGAACGTGTGACACGGGAGCAGGAGGAGAGGAAAAGAGAAATGGAAGAGGAGGAGAAATTGCTACG ACAACAGCAAGAGACTCAGAGACAGcagcaacaaaaacaacaacagcaacaggAAGTCTTGAGACGGatgcaacagcaacaacaacagcagcaacaacagcaacaacaacagcagcaatCTCAAACCTCTCCATTGCAGCAACCTCAGACCACCACCCCTCAGTCGACCCAGGCAAACAACTTCGCT CTTCCCAGTAGTGCTATGTGGGGGCAGCAGAGGGTTCCCGTAACCACATCCAGTGCTCCAACTCTGGCTCAGATCCAACAGATGCAGCAACAGCAGGAGGAACGGGACCGACAGGATCGACAGCGACAACTGCAGATGatgcaacagcaacaacaacagcagcaacagcaACAGCAGGCCAAGCAAGCCAGGAACGTAGGATGGGCAAACGCACAAAG AAGCGCTCCTACCACCGGGCCGACTAAGTCACTCCGTGAAATCCAGGAAGAGCAAGCTAGGCAACAGATGGAACGCCAAAGGCAGTCCAAACCTGCACCA AATATCCCTATGACTACATCCCCAGTCAGTACTAGTAGTGCATGGGGCTCCGGGAGCAGTGCCGGAAACAACTCCCACATGGCCTGGGGCAGTAACAGTGCTGCAGTCTGGAACAGGGAGATTGGACAGCAGCGGCGATCTCCACCGGTCACAACAACATCCTCTACTGCGTCCATGGGATTCTGGGATGACGCTCAGGATGCCATCGCTCGAACCAG TGCTCCAAGCAACACCAGTAGCTATCCACCGCTACGCAGTACTCCCGGAGGCCCCACCAATCAGAGGCCTCAAAATAACATGAACAAGTCCAGGATGGCCAAAGAAGAG GAAAATGTGCACAGGTTGTTTCAAGGTAACGTTGGCACAGATGAATTCAGCCAGTGGTGTGAAGTCTCACTGCAAAACATGGGATCATCGGTTGACA TTCCCACATTTATCAGCTTCCTTCAAGAAGTGGACTCTCCCTACGAGGTACACGAATACGTCAAGACCTACCTCGGAGATTCTGGAGAGAGCACCGAGTTTGCAAGAAAGTTCCTGGAACGCCGCGCTCGACACAAGGAACATCAAAGGAAACAAACTGAGCAGATG AATGCCTGGTCTACATCTTCCGCTCTGGCCTCTCTCGGACAAGCCATAGACTCCACGGCTAACATGACCGACACAGCCAACAAGAggaaggaggagaagaagggTGGCAGGAAGAGACAGCTGGTGGACCCGTCTATCCTGGGGTTCAGCGTGGGCGCCGCAGAGAGGGTCAACATTGGCGAGATCCAATCCATCGAAGATGTCTAA
- the LOC139976418 gene encoding uncharacterized protein isoform X2, whose product MSETLNFGPEWLRALSSGSGGGVQQFKLAEHRYGREEMLALFNKTEKVPSELAEFQSILRKECQSPLTLSPLSEEERWSLSQSVNSAMAIRATGRGAGGAAPAPRGRGVSRGRGRGREYKRSMTYEEDGAFTRREYNRTMSWDDSNDSRYDKVVRSERPFEEEGSPRKVIERERGSTSDNWRSPRGERLSSRYEEEEQGWRRAVPRQRLSSREGEDNWRTTPPGQAPARTSWHSHSRERDRTNSSSEFDHERDRDTFRDSDRDKSSRDRHFSGGRGRRSSQTEEEEMPAWSNLDEPFDDDEIGIFDASGAFTAVKKSDLEKEEKEKEEKEKEEKGREKGRDPEEEDDTKENKKRKPPETGGGGDEVKPSNEGRMGRETIKPSNKNNNLSNVQLNLDLSKVSENSSEKSPVSKTEPSVEAKMDIVSNFAPGMNSVRKEQTSVSENKVPDAKKETLNNSNPLTTSLANKFLMESLPGTTETNGVSQLIPGGVINIGSTGPPPHTPVGATGVTDLSKEDEEDQLQHLENAAESLLAELDEDEKLTEELHQQQQTESQLIPTPKIPAQEEQQLPRAVPPTHEDAQKWFYKDPQNQVQGPFSSGEMLEWFKAGYFTLSLQVKQGMDESFQPLGAVIKRWGKVPFLTTPPPSSPIPPQMINPSQPAPAPSVPPQQVTPQMGPMPSPGPTPGSVLPEQWSKLAQVTLLAQKKQQQIIQQQQQQQAFHHLLQQQQSLIRISASRIYQDLIQRGKSLTLTQQQGLRQQLVGLQQQHQLLLQQQQNWARVQQALNISSMPQPPSLGGMAPGRMTKPMMMKDAQGGGATNEEMQISVWDPVPTDKSRSEWSIGVWDPEMAKDITEEDRIKQAHQEAIRRKLEEEQEKILRGQEEKIREEERRKIEELQAKRIEEELKRAQEEQLIMEEIRKKNETKLKELEAEHKELQAKVLGQPMASERKSPVEQISSSDDSSQQDDLKKLEELHQKQKIAEEQIKKEHEKRKIEEEALRKAQQEIERVTREQEERKREMEEEEKLLRQQQETQRQQQQKQQQQQEVLRRMQQQQQQQQQQQQQQQQSQTSPLQQPQTTTPQSTQANNFALPSSAMWGQQRVPVTTSSAPTLAQIQQMQQQQEERDRQDRQRQLQMMQQQQQQQQQQQQAKQARNVGWANAQRSAPTTGPTKSLREIQEEQARQQMERQRQSKPAPNIPMTTSPVSTSSAWGSGSSAGNNSHMAWGSNSAAVWNREIGQQRRSPPVTTTSSTASMGFWDDAQDAIARTSAPSNTSSYPPLRSTPGGPTNQRPQNNMNKSRMAKEEFPHLSASFKKWTLPTRYTNTSRPTSEILERAPSLQESSWNAALDTRNIKGNKLSR is encoded by the exons ATGTCTGAAACACTCAACTTTGGACCTGAGTGGCTCCGTGCTCTGTCGTCTGGTAGTGGAGGTGGCGTACAACAGTTCAAACTTGCAGAACACCGCTACGGAAGAGAAGAGATGCTAGCGTTGTTCAACAAGACAGAGAAAGTCCCATCAGAACTAGCAGAGTTTCAGTCTATACTCAGAAAGGAATGTCAATCTCCGTTGACCTTGTCACCGTTATCAGAGGAAGAAAGA TGGTCATTATCGCAGAGTGTGAACAGTGCAATGGCAATAAGGGCTACAGGGAGAGGAGCAGGAGGGGCAGCACCAGCTCCGAGGGGGAGAGGTGTCAGCAGAGGGAGAG GGCGTGGTCGGGAATACAAAAGAAGCATGACATATGAAGAGGATGGTGCCTTTACGAGGAGGGAATACAACAGAACAATGAGCTGGGATGACAG TAATGACAGTAGATACGATAAAGTAGTTCGTTCAGAGAGGCCCTTTGAGGAGGAAGGGTCACCACGCAAGGTTATCGAGAGGGAGAGGGGCAGCACCAGTGATAACTGGAGGTCACCGAGAGGGGAGCGTTTGTCTTCAAGGTATGAGGAGGAGGAACAGGGTTGGCGTAGGGCAGTACCACGACAGAGGCTATCATCAAGGGAAGGAGAAGATAACTGGAGGACAACACCTCCGGGTCAAG CCCCTGCAAGAACGAGCTGGCATTCTCACTCGAGGGAACGAGACCGAACCAATTCATCATCTGAGTTTGACCATGAGAGGGACAGGGACACCTTTCGAGACTCCGATCGAGACAAGTCCTCCCGGGATCGGCACTTCAGCGGTGGCAGAGGGCGGCGCAGTAGTCAGacggaagaagaagaaatgccCGCCTGGAGTAATCTAGACGAACCGTTTGATGATGACGAGATTGGAATATTTGATGCATCTGGTGCCTTCACAGCTGTCAAG AAGAGTGATCTGGAGAAAGAGGaaaaagagaaggaagagaaagagaaagaggagaAAGGGAGAGAGAAAGGAAGAGATCCTGAAGAGGAAGATGAcaccaaagaaaacaaaaagagaaaacctCCAGAGACTGGTGGAGGTGgtgatgaag TCAAACCGAGTAACGAAGGGAGAATGGGGAGAGAAACTATTAAACcttcaaataaaaacaataatctTTCAAATGTGCAATTAAACTTAGACCTTTCCAAAGTATCCGAGAACTCTTCCGAAAAGTCGCCCGTTTCTAAAACGGAACCTTCAGTCGAGGCAAAGATGGACATTGTATCGAATTTTGCGCCAGGTATGAACTCAGTGAGGAAAGAGCAGACCTCCGTCTCAGAGAACAAAGTACCTGACGCAAAGAAGGAAACTTTAAATAACAGTAACCCATTGACAACAAGTCTTGCCAACAAATTTTTGATGGAATCGTTGCCGGGGACAACAGAGACAAACGGCGTATCGCAGCTGATCCCCGGAGGCGTGATAAACATAGGGTCCACCGGTCCTCCGCCACACACACCGGTGGGGGCCACGGGGGTCACAGATTTGTCCAAAGAGGACGAAGAAGATCAGCTGCAACACCTGGAGAACGCTGCAGAGAGTCTCTTGGCTGAACTAGAT GAGGATGAAAAATTGACGGAAGAATTACATCAGCAGCAGCAAACCGAATCGCAACTTATACCCACACCAAAGATTCCAGCACAGGAAGAACAACAACTTCCAAGGGCTGTGCCACCCACTCATGAAGACGCCCAAAAGTGGTTTTACAAAGACCCTCAGAATCAAGTACAAG GTCCATTCAGTTCTGGTGAGATGCTGGAGTGGTTCAAAGCGGGCTACTTCACCCTCAGCCTTCAGGTCAAGCAGGGCATGGATGAGAGCTTTCAGCCTCTCGGTGCCGTAATTAAGAGATGGGGAAAAGTGCCTTTTCTTACAACACCTCCACCCTCGTCTCCCATC CCCCCTCAGATGATTAATCCAAGCCAGCCTGCACCAGCACCATCAGTACCTCCACAGCAGGTCACACCTCAGATGGGCCCCATGCCCTCCCCTGGGCCCACACCAGGGTCAGTGCTACCAGAACAATGGTCCAAACTAGCTCAGGTGACCCTCCTTGCCCAGAAGAAACAGCAACAGATTAttcagcagcaacaacagcaacaagCCTTCCATCATCTTCTACAACAACAGCAGAGTCTGATAAG AATTTCAGCCAGTCGTATTTACCAAGACCTCATTCAACGCGGTAAGTCGTTGACACTCACTCAACAGCAGGGCTTACGCCAACAACTGGTGGGTCTGCAGCAGCAACATCAACTCTTACTTCAGCAGCAGCAGAACTGGGCCAGGGTCCAGCAGGCCCTGAACATTTCCAGCATGCCCCAGCCGCCAAGTTTGGGTGGCATGGCCCCGGGAAGGATGACTAAGCCAATGATGATGAAGGATGCCCAAGGTGGTGGTGCCACCAACGAGGAGATGCAGATATCTGTCTGGGATCCTGTACCCACCGACAAAAGTAGGAGTG AATGGAGTATAGGTGTGTGGGATCCAGAGATGGCTAAAGACATCACAGAAGAG GACAGGATCAAGCAGGCCCATCAAGAGGCGATCCGGAGGAAACTGGAGGAAGAGCAGGAGAAGATCCTACGAGGCCAGGAGGAGAAGATcagagaggaggagaggaggaagATAGAGGAGCTACAGGCCAAGAGGATCGAGGAGGAACTGAAACGGGCCCAAGAGGAGCAGCTGATCATGGAGGAGATCCGGAAGAAGAACGAGACGAAGCTGAAGGAATTAGAGGCAGAGCATAAGGAACTCCAGGCTAAGGTGCTAGGGCAGCCAATGGCATCAGAGAGGAAGTCACCCGTCGAACAGAT TTCGTCTTCGGATGATTCAAGCCAGCAAGATGACCTCAAGAAACTGGAGGAGCTTCACCAGAAACAGAAGATTGCTGAAGAACAGATTAAAAAGGAGCATGAGAAGAGAAAGATTGAAGAG GAGGCCCTCCGTAAAGCTCAACAGGAAATTGAACGTGTGACACGGGAGCAGGAGGAGAGGAAAAGAGAAATGGAAGAGGAGGAGAAATTGCTACG ACAACAGCAAGAGACTCAGAGACAGcagcaacaaaaacaacaacagcaacaggAAGTCTTGAGACGGatgcaacagcaacaacaacagcagcaacaacagcaacaacaacagcagcaatCTCAAACCTCTCCATTGCAGCAACCTCAGACCACCACCCCTCAGTCGACCCAGGCAAACAACTTCGCT CTTCCCAGTAGTGCTATGTGGGGGCAGCAGAGGGTTCCCGTAACCACATCCAGTGCTCCAACTCTGGCTCAGATCCAACAGATGCAGCAACAGCAGGAGGAACGGGACCGACAGGATCGACAGCGACAACTGCAGATGatgcaacagcaacaacaacagcagcaacagcaACAGCAGGCCAAGCAAGCCAGGAACGTAGGATGGGCAAACGCACAAAG AAGCGCTCCTACCACCGGGCCGACTAAGTCACTCCGTGAAATCCAGGAAGAGCAAGCTAGGCAACAGATGGAACGCCAAAGGCAGTCCAAACCTGCACCA AATATCCCTATGACTACATCCCCAGTCAGTACTAGTAGTGCATGGGGCTCCGGGAGCAGTGCCGGAAACAACTCCCACATGGCCTGGGGCAGTAACAGTGCTGCAGTCTGGAACAGGGAGATTGGACAGCAGCGGCGATCTCCACCGGTCACAACAACATCCTCTACTGCGTCCATGGGATTCTGGGATGACGCTCAGGATGCCATCGCTCGAACCAG TGCTCCAAGCAACACCAGTAGCTATCCACCGCTACGCAGTACTCCCGGAGGCCCCACCAATCAGAGGCCTCAAAATAACATGAACAAGTCCAGGATGGCCAAAGAAGAG TTCCCACATTTATCAGCTTCCTTCAAGAAGTGGACTCTCCCTACGAGGTACACGAATACGTCAAGACCTACCTCGGAGATTCTGGAGAGAGCACCGAGTTTGCAAGAAAGTTCCTGGAACGCCGCGCTCGACACAAGGAACATCAAAGGAAACAAACTGAGCAGATG A